From Spirosoma aerolatum, one genomic window encodes:
- a CDS encoding ABC transporter permease, with the protein MLLNYLKIAWRNLRKDKFYSLINILGLTIGVTCGLLLLLYVTDELSYDRYQAKASQIYRIVSHITEPDKVNRWSSTQPALAPTLKKDYPFVKNYVRFFPYGRMLFRQGEKRFYEENVYSADSTVFDVFSYKFVEGDPKTALNQPGSVVLTETAAQKFFGSNSALGQSLQTNDTTFYKVTGVLEDIPKNSHFTFNALLSTGRDERQAATVWGGFYIYSYLVLPEHFDTNILVSKFPQVYDKYIGPIFKRMGIKVTYELQPLTSIHLYSNMEGESNGNIGYVYTFSAVAFFMLLIASINYMNLATARSAKRAKEVGLRKVMGSLRSRLMAQFLTESVLMTVLALVSSLILVLILLPFFNSVSGKDIHFVELLRPQFLLIALSIVVFTGFISGSYPAFYLSAFEPAAVLKGSFNAKGGSFFRKALVVAQFSISLIMLICTWIVYKQLNFMRNHDMGYDREQVLTVNYQDRQPRERFYSLRNSLLANPNIREVASASSPTSNIGGRVIFTVESNTGLKEMGFKPMQVDYDYLRTMGMNVVQGRDFSDKIPADTLNSVIVNQAAVQRMGWKEPLGKKVILGGLPQNGQPSPPTAQVIGVVKDFHQQSLYNPIEPLIILCRRANPVIHIKIQPQNVEQTLAFIGKTWRETYPDKLFEYRFLDQDFASAYEADELRGRIFTAFSALTILIACLGLFGLATFTTEQRVKEIGVRKVLGASVSSVVVLLSKDFTKLVLFSFPIAIPIAWYSMYKWLQNFPYKTDIGVWVFIAACVLTLLICWATVIYQSVKAAITNPVKSLRSE; encoded by the coding sequence ATGCTCCTTAATTATCTGAAAATCGCCTGGCGGAACTTGCGCAAAGACAAGTTTTACAGCCTGATCAACATTCTGGGTCTGACCATTGGGGTCACCTGTGGATTACTTCTACTGCTCTACGTGACCGACGAGCTTAGCTACGATCGGTATCAGGCCAAGGCTTCGCAGATTTACCGCATCGTTTCACACATTACCGAGCCGGATAAAGTGAACCGCTGGAGCAGTACCCAACCGGCGCTGGCGCCCACGCTGAAAAAAGATTACCCGTTCGTAAAAAACTACGTGCGGTTCTTTCCCTATGGTCGGATGCTGTTTCGGCAGGGGGAGAAACGATTTTATGAGGAAAACGTCTATTCGGCCGACTCTACGGTGTTCGACGTATTCAGCTACAAATTTGTAGAAGGCGATCCCAAAACAGCACTCAATCAGCCGGGTAGTGTGGTCCTGACGGAGACAGCTGCTCAGAAATTTTTCGGTTCGAATAGCGCACTGGGGCAGTCGTTACAAACCAATGATACAACCTTCTACAAAGTAACGGGCGTACTGGAAGACATTCCCAAAAACTCCCACTTTACCTTCAACGCTCTGCTATCGACAGGCCGGGACGAACGGCAGGCGGCTACGGTTTGGGGCGGTTTTTACATCTATAGCTACCTCGTGTTGCCCGAGCATTTCGACACCAATATACTGGTCAGTAAGTTTCCGCAGGTGTACGATAAATACATCGGCCCTATCTTCAAACGGATGGGCATCAAAGTTACTTACGAACTCCAACCGCTGACGAGTATCCACCTGTATTCGAACATGGAAGGTGAATCGAACGGCAATATCGGGTACGTCTATACGTTCAGTGCGGTTGCTTTTTTTATGCTCCTGATTGCGAGTATAAACTACATGAATCTGGCAACGGCCCGTTCAGCCAAGCGGGCTAAAGAAGTTGGTCTTCGAAAAGTGATGGGCTCGTTGCGAAGCCGACTAATGGCTCAATTCCTGACCGAATCCGTTCTGATGACGGTACTGGCGTTGGTATCCAGCCTGATTCTGGTCTTGATTCTGCTCCCCTTTTTCAATAGCGTTTCGGGTAAAGACATCCATTTTGTCGAATTACTCCGACCACAGTTTCTGTTGATAGCCTTGTCCATTGTCGTGTTTACAGGCTTCATCAGCGGTAGTTATCCAGCATTCTATCTATCAGCTTTCGAACCGGCAGCGGTGCTCAAAGGGTCGTTCAATGCCAAAGGCGGTAGTTTCTTCCGAAAAGCGTTGGTTGTTGCGCAGTTTTCCATCTCGCTCATCATGCTCATCTGCACCTGGATTGTGTATAAGCAACTGAACTTCATGCGCAATCATGACATGGGGTACGACCGCGAGCAGGTGCTGACCGTCAACTACCAGGACCGGCAACCCCGCGAGCGTTTTTATTCCTTGCGCAATAGTCTGCTAGCCAATCCAAACATTCGGGAAGTAGCTTCAGCCTCCTCACCCACCAGCAATATTGGCGGCCGGGTCATTTTCACCGTCGAGTCGAATACCGGCCTGAAAGAGATGGGCTTCAAACCGATGCAGGTCGATTACGATTACCTCCGAACGATGGGGATGAACGTTGTACAGGGGCGTGATTTTTCCGATAAAATTCCCGCCGATACGCTCAACTCCGTCATTGTCAATCAGGCAGCCGTACAACGCATGGGCTGGAAAGAACCGCTGGGCAAAAAAGTGATTCTGGGCGGTCTACCGCAAAATGGTCAGCCAAGCCCGCCAACAGCACAGGTAATCGGCGTTGTCAAAGACTTCCATCAGCAGTCGCTCTACAATCCGATTGAGCCGCTGATTATCCTTTGTCGGCGTGCCAATCCTGTGATTCACATCAAAATACAGCCCCAGAACGTGGAACAAACGCTGGCTTTCATCGGCAAGACATGGCGCGAAACCTACCCCGACAAGTTGTTTGAATACCGCTTTCTGGATCAGGACTTTGCGTCGGCCTATGAGGCCGATGAGCTACGGGGTCGCATCTTCACTGCTTTTTCAGCGCTGACTATCCTGATTGCCTGTCTGGGGCTGTTTGGCCTGGCGACCTTTACCACCGAGCAGCGGGTCAAAGAAATTGGCGTTCGGAAGGTGCTGGGCGCATCGGTGTCGAGTGTGGTGGTGCTGCTATCGAAAGACTTCACGAAACTGGTGCTCTTCTCGTTTCCCATCGCGATACCCATAGCCTGGTATTCGATGTATAAATGGTTGCAGAATTTCCCGTACAAAACCGACATCGGCGTTTGGGTATTTATAGCTGCCTGCGTGCTTACCCTCCTGATTTGCTGGGCAACGGTTATTTACCAAAGCGTAAAAGCCGCCATAACCAATCCGGTGAAAAGCTTGCGCAGCGAGTAG